GCATGGGCGGCATCCAGAACAGCGCCAGCCGGGCGATCTCGCGCAGCTACAAGAAGGCGGCCACGAACGGCACGTCCCCGAAGGCGCCCGGGTCGAAGCGGCGCCGGGGCAGGGCCAAGTGTCGCAAGCGGAAGTAGTGGAAAAGcggcaagggggggggggtggcgaTTTTATTTTACTCATCATTCACTTTTGATACTCTTCATCCAATAAATTCCACAATGTTACCCATAGCGAAAAGAAAGGGAATACGAAACTGAATTAGTATCATTTCCTTTCATAAGTTTCGATAATGAATTTACAGAATAATTCGTCTGGCCAAACCgccaaaaatgaaattttgaaaaagaGCAAAGCTTCAGTATAACTTTTTCACCGGGAAGCGACTTGACAGCTCTTCCTTCAATCAAAGtacaaggtggattaaaaatatcaggtggtggattaGGGCCTTTGGgggcagagtgaccagaaataccgatttatctgtattcctaccgatttttgatatgcctaccgattcacagatgagccccctaaaactaccgatttttcatttatcctaccgaaaatcacagattttTTCGTAATACTGACCAAAAAGTCATATTACCATTTCCCAAATCACTTAATGTATTAAACTCTATATGGAAATCACTAGCAACCAGAACCAGAACTTCAACAGAGACAactaaggcccgtgtctgCACTTCATGAACTCGAACGCGCTGATAAAATTGTATATGCAATTTGACAGATAATgtaacccggcgctctagcagcaacagaacacgacatcgaacatgaaaactGTATAGGacttcccaagcgccacagattaagcttaaacgactggaaaattgaatatccatagaaaaaaaaaatgaaagctccacagcttcattggtttgatcaatagatggcgtattacaactcatcattatattgctatccttttcttgcaatgtgtttcgacaagtttcatcttatcatgacctatatagccttctaactttctgagcaaaaatctatatgaatggtcgtgtggtcagatacgtgagtatcaacaccaacgaccattactctaatctcacttgcttcagtgctggtggtttctgttggagtttagtatttaaacaatcgtatcgccgttctagttctagcgatgcataacttcaatgcgaaaccatacaaaagtacagaggaaatgagaaagctctcctccaagcgaggaagctccacaggttgggtatcccacaaacagatggcgccaccagcttttttgctatttttagaatgcatgagtcgtttgccgtctgctaaacgaagtctttctatattccgtttaggtagagaatttgaggcgtttagaaggcgtttagtggtcgtttagtggatttgtggcacttgggtacgctggctatcgtagttttggctgaagtctagcgtatttttttgcgtattttttgacacaaaacgacgcaaaaactacgcagaaaactgctcgaatttgcgcagcgggaggcatgataaaattctctgaacgccttgatttcttccgtcgctttgcgcagcgggcgcTATGAACCAAATCTAAACTATCTcctttaaataaatgaaagatgTTATTTTCTCGTGCTGTTCCTCATGGGACAGATTAGCTTCCATCTAcgacaacccccccccccccccgctcaaCACTTCAaagcctaccgaaaactaccgaaatAATCTTAaactcctaccgaaaactaccgataaaattttgatgcgcctaccgaaaaccgcaaaaataatctggccactcTGTTTGGGGGGTCGCCaagcttagcaaatagaacagatttctttgttattatgtgcatttttgtgtgtctattgattttatcgaaaaaatgagatatattaacaaaagatAAATTCacggaataaaacaaaataacacactttaatccatattttaatgtttgataagaactcgcaaagtccaaaatatatttttaaagaatatttaatcgaaaaaatggggtagataaattatatgaacaaatttaataaatgtaaacaatgtttgaatcctggggaccttacgtcaagtgacgaattgtcaaaatgcactagagtccaccacctgatatttttaaatccaccttgATCAAAGTAGCTGTCAAGCTtaccattctctctctctctctctctctctctctctctctctctctctctctctctctctctctctctctctatacaCCTCGGCCAGCAATAACACACGAAATCGTTCTTTTCTCGGTGATTTGTTTTGATATCGTGCGAAGTCTTCGCGGAACACGGGACACAAAAAGGCTCCCCGGAACGTCGGAAGCAGATagtcgcgcacacacacacaccgtcccGTTGCCAGTTGCTGAAGTTCCGGTTTTAACGCGCCATGGTAATGTTGCGCTCGGTGCTGTCCTCCGCCAAGCGCGTGCCGCTGATCAAGTTCCGCAAGGGTGGCCCGTTCCAGGAGGCGGCCAGCCATACGGCGGGCGGTGCAGCCGCCAACACAGCCGCTCCAGCGGTAAGTCCACGCCGAAAGAGCTGAGCTAATCCTGTGCAGATGGCAAAACAACGCCAACGGTGTTCCCACGGATGCTGCAGCACCAATGGTTGCTTTTCGTCCGGGCGAGCGTTCCGCACATTTTGTTCGGGTTACATAATTGTTTACAGTGTTCCATTGTGCAGTGTGTaatcatgctgctgctgctgctgctgccactgcctGTGTTTGGCCAAAAACCGTGACTGATTCGCACACgccttttgtttatttttagcacGCACGGTCGGTGTCGTCGGGCGAGGCGATTGAGGAATGGCAGCTGCCGGCACGCTACCGCAGGAAACCGATCGATGACGTCGAGATGGATTGCATTAACCGGGGCGGAGCACCAGCCTAAACCGCTGGTGGGGAGGGCACCGGGCCAGAGCGTAGGTGGTTCCGTCGTGCGTAATCTCCCCCACCCACCACTCTCCGGATGGTCCCGATGGCTTGGCGGCGTTGGGGCACATGCGTTCCCTAGTTAgtaaagagaaaagagagagagagagagagagaaaagagagtaAAAAACACAAGGCGATAGCCGGACGGCAAGCGGAAGCAACAGTTATGCGTTAGTACAATTCGAAAAGTAATGTAAAAGgcagtttaatttaaaaaaaaatccgtcctttttctctattttcaCGCTTTTTCAGGGCTCTGGTGTAGTTTCTAAAAAGCAATGTacgttacaaaacaaaaccctatTCTGAATTGGAGCGGCACTCGAAATTGAAAACAGTGAGTTACAAAATTAACATCCGCAACTAATCAGCAGCAGAGGCGGTGAGGGAAGGTGCTTCGTGGTTTGATCTACAGGATGTGCAGCTCCAATCGGCACAACACAGGGCGTGCATGCAGGCTACTTTCGTGCTACAATAAATAATTCTATCTATATCAAGAATGGTGCTAACAGTAACACaacaagcgtgtgtgtgtgtgtgtgtgcgttctgAGTGCTGCTGGTCGTCCGTGTCGACATCCGATATTGTATGGTTTCTTTAAAGATCGTCCTCACAGCGCCCTTTAAACTTCGTCGAGGAGGAGTGACGTTCAAGCGGTCTTGTCGGAAGCGTGCTTGCGCTGTGATTAAACCGACGGTTCGGTACTCGCTGCGGTTAATTAACGATCgtattcaattaaattaactATTCATTTAACGGACACCATTATGGCAGCCCTTCATCATGTTGGTTGTCCGGAGCGTGGCTGTTCGAAGCTATAGCGAGAAGCGGGAATAATCAATTATATGTTAAAGCTAACGAGCTTTAATAAGATTTAAGCAGCTGCCAAAAAAGCAGGACACCGGCGGCTCCGTTTGATGAAAGCACGTAACACCGCTTTTCAACCAGAGCGGGGTTGATTCCGCCTGAAGGGATAAGCTTGCTGTCGTCACCGTCTCGTTAGAAGTGCATCAACAAAGCAAACGCGTCGGTATGTATATAAAGCCACACGAGTGTGAATCGCGAACAGGATGCCATGAAAATGGAACCACTTTTTTTCTCCCCACTCTTAAAGCGAAATCACTACAAAGGCCGCCACTGGTCAAAACACGCCGCGTTCGCTCCATCCGACCGTTATGAAAATGTTTCACCCCAAAACATTCCATTCTCGTTTCGGTCgcaggggtggggggggggggaggccaAGCCCAGTGCATGGCATGCATGCACTTCTTGCTTGCTGCCTGCACGAGAACCGAAAATGCGTGTGATAAAggcattttattaaaatttcccTTTTTCGAGGGAAAACGCGCAAGCCCCAGGTCTCAATCCCCCGCCTGTGCAGCCCGTTCCGTGCGTGACAGGGAGGAAAGGGATAGGGTCCTGTGCGTGTGAACCCAATGTTTCCGATAATGACTTTTTGGCTTTCAAATTTCGTCCTGTTCCTGCTGCGGCCTGCCGCCTGGCCCTGTTCGTTGATCCGTCCTTTTGCTGAAGCCGTGTGTGCGTTTCACGCAGCCGGGGAAATATGCACGGGCCAGATAGTTTTGCCACAttcgtttaatttttatcGTTATTTATCGCTCCGCGAAGGCTCGCCGGGTTTAGCCAATAGCACCCTTGGACAACATTTGAGGGTGGTGGggaaaaacgtgtttttctaGCATAATAATGAACGTGCAGCTGGTTTAAAGTGagcgctagagagagagagagagtaataGGATTgatcttatttatttaaaaggcTTTTCGTACTATAGCATAAAGCTTTACCCAAATCAGCCCCCACCAATGGTAATGGTGCTTTGGAGTAAGTAATTGTTTGATCACAAACGCAATTATTTGCTAGAAATAATCCCGCGGGCAAAGCGCCATTTGGCACACCGCAGGCCAACGCGCGTGGAGCTGGATGGAAAATTGTGGTCATTTTCATTTGGGTGCTGGTGGCCGTGTTGTAATGCATCTAAGATTGAGAAAATTGATGGTTTAGCTGAAATTACGCGAATGAAGCATCGTTTACGATCATCGAGCATGTCACGTGATGATGCGCCGGGGCACACTTTTGCTGCACGAGATTACAACTTATGGGGCGGCTAAATTACATAATTTGGCTATATGTGTGGCCGAAATTCCACTAATACACTTATTCTGACCTATCTTTATAATTACGTTTTATTTCGATAGTGATTTCAGTGTGCAGAGAAACGGAGTCCAGCAGCCCAGTAATGGCCTAAAACGATGAGCTGAAATCACGCATATCGAATCTATATTGAGTTATTCATCTTCTAAAAAGTACTTGGAACGTAAGCTTAGATCCTTGCCGCAAGTAAACATGGAGATAAATAAGTaatgaatattaatttaaacgaATTTAACCGTATATCGTCTTCTCACATCGATGCGGATATTCTGCGGCTAAGCGAGTACAGATAATCAGACCAGTATctaaaacaatcatgcaaaaaaaaaaaaaacaattttcggAACTAGTTTTCTAAACCTAATTCATTTAgttggcacaaaaaaaaagcaaatacagCCTTTTGATAGCTGCTAATGACTAATAATATGAATAACTCATAATCGTAGCACTACATCGGCCATCCGGTCGTACTCATATAATTCGTATCATTATGTTTAATGTACTATGTTTTCAAGATGTTTAAATATATCGGGCTGATTTTCTGCAGAAGCATTCATTTAGCTCATCATTGAAATTAAGTTAAATAAGTAGTATTTCAGCAGGTGATTCAAAAAGCCCCAAAGTCCCCAAAAATGGGATAAAATATGAGGAGTCCGACTTTAGGGTGTCACCACTAAGCAACTATTAAAACAGATGCTACATGCCATAATGGCGTTTATCCAACCAAAGAATCCACTACCAGTAAATTACTACACTCTTCGTTAATTGAACTTCAATGACTGAATGTTGAAACCAGATCAGATTGAAGCAGTGAAATGGACCTAAACATGAATTTGAACCAGCTGAGTAATTGTTTGAGTTATATTGTTCTAGTTGTTTCTTTATTGGtgtatctttgtttatttatctGCCCGTCTCCTTTATTGTTCGGataaacttatttttttttctttttttcttttatttgatcattaattttaaattctgGTAAGCAACATTGTTAAAGTTTGTTTGATACTATGTTAAAATGTTCTATGCtatgttgtttttgcttgattttttcAGATGACTCAGTAtgctaaactaaataaatattttttgttgtttttttttttctttatttattataagCTTTTGTTTGATCTGATGTTTAGATACAACAAAAGTTTACATGTTTTGATTCGATTTTCTTTGGAAAATCGAATATTTACttaaattgaatattaatTCTTGTTAAAGGATTACAGTTGATTATCTAAacagtgaataaaaaaaataaaatcgaatGTTTTTGTGATAATTGAAATAAGATAAATCGTTTTCATCTACCAGCTACTCTATCTAAAGTGATATAAACGGAAAAAAGAGTTATTACTTatataaagaagaaaaatctcAAGTTATTGATTTGTATTTagtttatcttcttcttcttttggctcaacaaccatCAACCATATGctgtaatatttttaaattaattagatAAAACCGGTTGTCAGCTTAAACACTGTTTAAACGATTAGCAATTGTAATTGAAAGGTAGAGTGAAATTACATTTAACTTTAAGCGACTTTTAACCATCGGTTTTAAACTCCCGTCACAAATGCATACAAATGCATACAAATGCACAAAGAGTACCTAAAATTCGATCAACCGAGAACAGTGCCGAACAGTGGCCCACAACCtcaaaaacaccaaaactCCCGTGCACAGTGCCTCTGTGTATGTGAGAGTTAGCAACGTTTTAACAATCGTTTGTCGCCGTATTGATCCCCCGCCTTGTCCTGCCTGTCCCCCTTTCATGCGCGTAAATGCATTTATGCACACCGCCGTGGTGTGCACTTCAACTATAGCAACAACTGGTTCggcccatacacacacatgcacacacccgAACGAACGACTCGTGCGGGTGCAAATTATTAATCGTTATTATTTGCAATTGTACTGTCGCCGTGTGTCGTGTTGAACGTTCGCGTTGTCCCCCAAGTTTCCCTCTTTGCGCAGGAGGGAAGTCCGTGCGAGGTGCGTGCTGAAGCGGCAAACCGAAACGCGACTTTGGGGAGGAACCCTGTCCCCTCGCGCCTGGTTCTTCGACTGGCGGGGCCATAATTATAATACCTTATCTGTGCTTTTGTATCGTTAAAACCGATTTCCCTCCGTTGTCCCCCGGTTGTGGGTTGCAGTCGGTAGTGAAGAGTGAAAAGGAAACAagacaataacaacaaaacccaaaaaatgCATCCTTTTTTTGCATGATTCATGATTCATTTCAAGCATTCAAGTTGCATCGTCGGTAAAGGGCAAGAGGATGACGTTAAcgttattaataataataatgccaATAATGATAATTTTGACAACATAGCGGCAGCAGTCCCCTTGATTTTTTGGACTGCTTCCGACGGCGAAAAGTGTGTTCCCTTTCCCCATCGATGAATTGGTACACGAGCGGCCCCGACCCAACATATCCATCATTCATGGCGTGCGCCATGGTTCCGTTCAAGTAGGGAAAAAAGTGGTTAaaaactagcaaaaaaaaaggaaagaatcgTAACCCTCAACCAACTACACGCTAAAGTGGGCGaaaagggtgtttttttttgggctgtTTAATTTCGAATATTATGCCCAAAAAGCACCTCCCAATACAGGGGAAGGCGACATGAATGTGTCGAATTTTACGCTTTATTTCCGACCGTTTTGGCTGgcgatgtgtgtatgtgtgtgtgtccccaaCTGCCATATGTGCTCCAGGTGGACGGAATTGGCAGGAGGGAAGCATAATGTTGCCCGCACTATACGGAACGGGGAACGCTCGCGCAAAAGGGCCACCCCGTCATGTTTATAAATagttaattaattaatgataTTCGGATAAATGTTGATAATTAAGTAGCATTCTTAATGAAGCGATAATCACACGTGAcacacgtgtttttttttgccgtagTGCCGTCTGGGCGTGTAGAAGTGAGGGGTAGTGTGGGGCCCGGGAGGCGAGCGGGATGATGGATATGTATAAATCATAAATAGTGAGGCACGGTTGGGCACCAGCAAAAATATTACAGTGCTTTGCGTAGGGTTCAATTTAAGGAGGAGCGAATGCGATCTACAGCACTAAGTTTGTGATTTTGGTATTTTGTTTGTGAACGTATGTGAAGACTTAGAAGATTGAAACCCTGACATCCCGTGAGCTATTTTCTGTGTTAATATAATGTTATTATGATACAATTGAACTCCTCTGCtaagaaaaactaaaaaaacgcCTAAAATTATGCAACCTATGTAGCTAAAATAGCTTCTTACGAAAAAACGCCTAAATTTATGCAACCTGTGTTGCTAAAAGAGCTTCTTACGAAAAACGCCTAAATTCATGCAACGCGCTACACAAAATCTTTTAGCTTGGATGCTCTTAGTTGGCACAATGGTCTCAAACTCACTGCCACCACTGTACGTTGCGATGCTGCGCTACctgaaatgcaatatttcattTAATGAATAACTACCAATAGTAGAGCGcacaaagagaaagagagagagagagagagagggaaaacaCCCACAACGTCACACCAATATGGCGCAAATCGGAATCTAAACCAGGCATAATGCGGCCACCTTTCATGCCGCACTGCCctctggtgtgcgtgtgtttgtgtgtgtgtgagtacaaTCCTTTATGTTATGAGTGCATTTCTTGCAGCGTCGAAAatcgattgatttttattttgcagctGCTTGTAGCTGGagttgttggtttgggatggGATGGACTGTAGGCCCTTCGACTGTTTACTGTTTGTAAAACGCGTGGCTTGTGCGTGAACAGGGATTCAGCAGGTTGTGGGTTTTACCATTGCAACAAAGGGAAGAGTTTTTCTTTATGGCTGATGGTGGCTATGGCTATGATGGCTCTTTCGTTTCCACGTAGAGTTGAATGATTTCTTCACGATGCGACTACAAAATGATCACCCGGAGAAATTAAATGCATACATAGGCGGactaataattattaacactttgaccgccggcatgacgtcacagtttttgagcGAGCAGgtagcgcatggcaagagagcgatgagagcgacacTTTCTCGTGCCATCgttatcactcttttgtttcattgcgttAAGCGGTgtagcacatgtcgttctcgttctctctttcctacctcattcgttatcaagagaatcactgagcgtcagatgcaaagctgaacggtgagcaaaaccgtcatgcgaatttatatgacacggcgcttaaagtgttaaaagCGGTGTTTAGGATTGAAATGCGCCCAAAATATAGGCAATTTAGTTTACATCTGAGTTAAGCAACAAAGCAGCGCCATCTTGAGCCGATGAAACAACTATTCCACACTTAACAGCAGCCCATCTACATGGTTAGTCACGCGAGCCATGGGGTCAAAGGGCTATCTAATCTATTAGCTAATAATTAGGAAGCATTTGTAtgtaaacagaaaaaagcagATTTTGGAGCTGAGTTACTATAATTTCATATCTTCATATCACGCAATCCTACGCAAATGAATACTTCGTTTTCTTATAAATAATATGAATCTAAGACGAACATATAAAGCTTGCTTGCATAAGTATTTCTAAAAAAGAATGTCAATACTCATGCTATGTGAGAACTCaaaattgattcatttttttttaatttcaaaaatttccatttcagttttgattgcaaaatgactatttttatttgaaataattatgatgattaaaaaataatttaactaTTTAATAAAAAGTACCTTAAAAAGTGTCTTAAAATCGCTTAACTAAAACCAGCTAACtgcattgcatactttcaggagGGTGCGTGTAGCTGAACCCATTTATGTATGCAATCCGCATCACATCACTATCGCATTAGAAGCCGAGCAGCTTCACGTCTCACTTTCAGCTTTAAAGCAGCTTTGTAAGCAGCAGGCCGTGCTGCTGTTTGTATCATGTCTCCCCTCTTTCCCCCAtcctccttttttttcgattgctGCAGATGCTTTCCCTAACACTGGCCGTCCGGTGCCCCGTCTAAGCTTTTGGCGCAGACAAGttcgaaagaaaaacattataGCCGTTGTCGTTCATTTGATTGCGCCTCCTCTCCCGTCCAATCGGCACCCTGCTgcacacaaaaccaaaatcTCTGCActggcgtgttttttttttctaccgttGCTCCCCCTTATTGCTTTTCCGATGGTGATTTCTTGCTACAGTTGTTCTGTGCTGTGCAGCCAGCAGTAGGTCGCTTTTGTGCCAGTGGAAAGCAGTGTCGGCTTTCTGCCACACACTGGCtgccgagtgtgtgtgtgtgtgtgtgtggtgtgtgtgtgtgtgtgtgtgtgtgtgtgtgtgtgtgtgtgtgtgtgtgtgtgtgtgtgtgtgtgttgtgtgtgtgtgtgtgtgtgtgtgtgtgtgtgtgtgtgtgtttgtgtgtttgtgtgtgtgtgtgtgtgtgtgtgtgtgtgtgtgtgtgtgtgtgtgtgtgtgtgtgtgtgtgtgtgccgtggcAACCGAGATGCACTTTCCGTCCAAATGACTCCTCGCTCGGTCTCGTTTAGCCCCCTTTTTTATGGGGTTTATTTTGGACAAACGGAAAAGAAAGCGTATAGCGCAGCtgcaaagggaaggaaaaacacacacatatcaagCAAAGCTCTGCCCAAGCAGCTTGCTGAGATTTTCGGCCTATCGCTATCGGTCGGCGTTGCCACCGCCGGAAGCAAAGCGGGAAGGAAATCGGGCAAAAATTCGTTTCCCAAATTTGCTTCTAACAATAATCAACGTTTTCCGGCTGAAGCTCGCTACTGTTTAGAGAGCGGTTCGTGTTCGTAAGCCGGTCGGTGTGTCGGTTGCAGCTGGTTTGCTAATGCTTTTTGCTGCAGTGCAGCCCTTCCCCATGCGCCCCAGTTTCGTTGGCGTTAGATGGTGAAGATTTAAAGATGACACGGAATCGTTTCCTCTCGTTTTCCTCGTTTCCAAGCCATTTTCCGTCGCTGCGCtttattggtatttttgtccacatatattcgtttttttttggtgtttttgaaGGGGGAATTTATTAGGAGGCATACACTGCATAACGACAACGCGGGGTGAGGGGTATAATGTGCATTGGAAAAACTTATTTATCCCACCAGCCAGAAGCACCGCGGCCGGGGGTTTATGGTGCACAATACGATGTGTGCACGGTTATGGGCGCAAAACAAGCGCATAAATTATACTGCAccgccgggggggggggggggaaacaacATCAACTGCAAAAGGAAGAGATGGAAGGGATGGGGAGGGATAATATTGGAAGAAAATGTAGCCCGGTGTATTGGCATTGGCACAGTAGGCTTTGGCAGTTGGCGGTGGGTTGACAGTTGAGTGATGGGTGTTATTGTTGGTAGCTTGCGGTTCTGCAAGATGGTGGTTTTTGGGAAGAGAATCAAACACTCGGTAAGGTAAATTATTGCTTATTTGTTACACGAAGGGTCTTAGTTTTGCTTTTACATTTTTGGCGTACATATTCGGTGCAGTGTGCTGTACTTACTAGCTAATTTGTGAAACAGTAGTTGGCGTTGGCCTTGTCGCAATCGTTCCGTACATCATCCAATTGCCTTAGCGAAGAACGGTTTACGGTTAAATGATGGTTGGCCTCTGCGTGCTTTAATGTCAACTTATGAGGTACTTTTGGTTCGAAAATAAATTCGTATTGCAGGATCAAGTTTTCGCTCCTCCTAAATCAAAGAATCGCATGGTGTGTAAATGTTATGCGTCATAGGTTCAAATGTTGTACGAACCGAGCCCCAATGGGTACACAGATAAGCTAACCGCATACATAAGCGGCTTATACGGGCCTAGACTGACCCTGACTGGTCATAGTAAACGCGAGGAAAGCAAAagatgaattattttttttaacattacGACCATGTAACACAACCTTGTTTGAGCGTTGCTTAAATAATGAAGTTTAAGGGTATTTTCGCTCCTGAATTTGATGAACAGAACCAGCAAATTATGTTGGTGCTTTTTGCTGTTTATTTCTTATAGTTATAGAATGCAGACAAGTcaaaaggccgggctacattgatcgtactccgtagtgtaattttgattttcactagcgcatctggcggcggctggtggaagctttttttggtcatcgagggaatggtcgtgccggatctcaaaattaagtagttttttcatcgttttttgaggcgaaaatggctgaaatacttgcacaacatgtttatgtatcaattacaaagctttctcagtccagttaaagtgaaaaacatggaaaaataacatattttctggaacggctccaaattgtttggcaaaatgcttcggtcagccgccgtcagatgcgctagtgaatataaaggccgggctacattgatcgtactccgaggtgtaatttttatattcactagcgcatctggcggcggctgaccgaagcattttgccaaacaatttggagccgttccagaaaatatgttatttttccatgtttttcactttaactggactgagaaagctttgtaattgatacataaacatgttgtgcaagtatttcagccgttttcgcgtcaaaaaacgatgaaaaaactacttaattttgagatccggcacgaccattccctcgatgaccaaaaa
This genomic interval from Anopheles merus strain MAF chromosome 3L, AmerM5.1, whole genome shotgun sequence contains the following:
- the LOC121600286 gene encoding uncharacterized protein LOC121600286 encodes the protein MVMLRSVLSSAKRVPLIKFRKGGPFQEAASHTAGGAAANTAAPAHARSVSSGEAIEEWQLPARYRRKPIDDVEMDCINRGGAPA